ACGAGCTGCTTGCCAACGGCATTCAGCCCTTCGCGACGCTCTATCACTGGGACCTGCCGCAGGCGCTACAGGAGAGAGGCGGCGGCTGGGAATCGCGCGACACCTCGAAGGCGTTCGGCGATTATGCCGGCTATGTCGCCGAGCACCTTTCGGATCGCGTCAAGCACTTCTTCACGATCAACGAGTTCGGCGCGTTCGTCGAGCTCGGCTATCGCATCGGCATTCACGCGCCGGGCGTCAAGCTGCCGCCGGGGCGATTCAACCAGACGCGCCACCATGCGGTGCTCGGCCACGGCCTAGCGGTGCAGGCGATTCGCGCTCACGCCAAACGCGGCACGCGTGTCGGTCTGGCCGAGAACATGACGATCTGTGTTCCGGTCATCGAGAGCGCGCCGCACATCGAGGCCGCCGGGCGCGCCACTCGCGAGCTGAACGCGCAGTACATGACGGTGATTCAGGAAGGCAAGTACACCGACGCTTATCTGGCGCAGGCCGGAGCCGACGCGCCGAAGTTCACGCCCGAAGACTTGAAGATCATCTCCAGCCCGCTCGACTTCGTCGGCATCAACATCTACACCCCGCTCTACATCCGCGCCGACGATTCCGCGGCAGGCTTCCGCGTCGTGCAACACCCGGCGTCGTTCCCGCACATGGCGTCGCCGTGGCTGTTCGTCGGCCCGGAGGCGCTCTACTGGGGGCCGCGCCACGTCGCTCGGCTCTGGAACGTCAAAGAGATTTACATTACCGAGAACGGCTGCTCGTCTTCAGACATCCCGGCCGCCGATGGCCGCGTCTACGACACAGACCGCGTGATGTACCTGCGCAACTACCTGACGCAGTTGCAGCGGGCGACCGCCGATGGCGTGCCGGTGCGCGGCTACTTCCTGTGGAGCCTGATGGACAATTTCGAGTGGGCCGACGGCTACACCAACCGCTTCGGCATCCACTATGTTGACTACAAGACGCAGAAGCGGACGCCGAAGCTGAGCGCCGATTTCTACCGCGAGGTGATCGCCCGCAACAGCGTAATGTAAGGCAAAAGTAAAAAGTAAAAAGGCAAAAGTAAGGAGGTAAAGTGAATAAGTGGCATGGCCTACCTTTTAATCCGGCTCCGCCCTTTTTACTTTTACCTTTTTACTTTTGCCTTCGCACAAGGAGGATGAAGATGTCTCGATATGTCGTCGTCGCAATGGCGCTCGTCGCCGCGCTGATGCTCGGCGGGCGCTGCATGGCGCAGCCGCAGGCGCAACCCGCGCCGCCAACCGCCGTCAGTAAGAACGATTACAGCAAGGCCGAATCCTGGCTCTGCCGTCCCGGGCGCAAGGACGCCTGCGCCATCGATTTGACGACCACCGTGGTCGCCGCCAATGGCAAGCTGACGCGCGAAACCTGGAAGGCAGACACGAAAGCGCCAATCGATTGTTTCTACGTCTACCCGACGGTCTCGATGGACCCGACGCCCAACAGCGACATGCAGGCCGGCCAGGAAGAGATGAACGTCATCCACCAGCAGTTCGCGCGCTTTACCTCGGTCTGCCGCCCTTACGCGCCGCTCTATCGGCAGGTGACGCTCACGGCGTTGCGCGCGGCGCTCACCGGCAAGCCGCTGGCGGCTGACCGCGTGATGGCCTATAACGATGTCGCCGACGCCTGGAAGTATTACCTTGAGCATGACAACCAGGGGCGCGGCGTCGTGTTGATCGGCCACTCGCAAGGCTCAGGCGTGCTAACGCAACTGATTCGCAACGAGATTGACGGCAAGCCGGCGCAGGCGCGTCTGATTTCGGCCATGCTGCTCGGCACCAACCTGTCTGTGCCGAAGGGCAAAGATGTCGGCGGCGCGTTCAAAAATGTGCCGCTCTGTCATTCGGCTTCGCAGACGGGCTGCGTTATCGCCTACGCTTCGTTCCGCGCCAGCGCCCCGCCGCCGGCCAACACGCGCTTCGGTCGCGTGCAAGGCGACGGCATGGTGGCTGCGTGCGTCAACCCCGCGGCGCTCGGCGGCGGCAGCGGCGAATTGCATGCGTATCTGACGAATTCAGCGGGCGGCATCATCCCGACGGCTGAGCCGAAGCCGTGGGTGACGCCGACGCAGCCGATCACCACGCCATTCGTCAGCCTGCCCGGCATGCTGACTGCCGAGTGTGTAGCCAACGAGCAAGGCTCTTACCTTGCGGTCACCGTGCATGGCGACCCGGCGGACCCGCGCGTAGACGACATTGTCGGCGACATCATCAGCAATGGGCAGGTGCTGGCCGACTGGGGGCTGCACCTGATCGATGTCAACCTGGCGATGGGCAATCTCGTAGAGGTCGCGCGCCAGCAAGGCAAAGCCTACCTCCGGCAGAAGCACGAGTAGGAGCTAGGGACTAGGGATTAGGGGCTAGGAGCTAGTAAGAAAGTAGCGTTGACCCGCGGCTTTTCCGGCTAGTCCCTAGCCCCTAACTCCTAGTCCCTTACTCATAGCGCAGCGCGACAATCGGATTGACCTTTGTGGCCCGCCGCGCCGGCAGGTAGCAGGCCAGCAGCGACACGGCGATCAAGAGCAACGCCACACCGGCGAAGGTCAACGGATCGGTCGCGCTGACGCCGTACAGCAAGCCCGCCATCACGCGCGTCAGCGCCAGCGAGGCCAGCACGCCCACCGCCACGCCGAGCAACGCCACGCGGCCTCCCTCTGTAAGAATCAGCCGCAACACGTCACGCGCCTGCGCGCCGAGCGCCATGCGAATGCCGATCTCCTGCGTGCGCTCGGTGACCGCATAGCTCATCACGCCGTAGAGGCCGATGACGGCAAGCAGGAGCGCAACCGCTGCGAAGCTGCCGAGCAGCAGCATATTGAAGCGGCGCTCGGAGACCGATTCGCCAAGCCGCTCGGCCATGGTTTCGATGTTGGCGAGCGGCTGATCCGGGTCTATGGCCTGCACCTGCTCGCGCACGCCCGCCAGCAAATCATCTGGTTGACCGCCGCCGCGAACCACAAGATACATCGCCCCGACCGGCCACGCGGGCATGCGCCGCTGCCTGTACGGCACGTACATTTCCGGCTTCACCTCTTTATCCAATCCCTTGTGCCGCACGTTGCCGACAACACCGATGATCGTCAACCACGGGAAAGGCGATTGCAACCCGCCGAGCTTGATGCGTTTGTCCAGGGCGCCATCGTCGGCGAAGAACTTGCGGGCGAACGCTTCGTTGACCACGACGTTGACCTCAGCGCCGGCGTCTCGCTCTTGCAAGGCGCGGCCCTGCACCACCGGGATGCCCATCGTTTGAAAGTAGTTCGTGCTGACGACGACGTAGTCGCTGGTCGGCTGCACGTCGCCCGGCAACCCTTGCATGCCTTGCCGCCCTTCGATGATGAAGTTGCGGTCATTGCTATAGCCGCTCAAAGGCAGCGCCGACACGACGCCGGCAGATTCAACGCCGGGCAGCGCCCCGACGCGCTCGATGAGCTGGTCGAAGAAAGCGCGCTTGCGCTCAGGCTCGGCGTACTTTTCAGACGTTAACACGATGCGCGCCGAGAGCGCGTTACGAGCGTCGAAGCCCGGACTGACCTGGCTGAGGTTGAAGAAGCTCTTGATCATTAAGCCGGCGCCTATCGACAGCGTCAGCGCGAGGGCGACTTCGGAGACCACCAACACGCTGCGCAAACGTTTGCCGCGCCGGCCATCGCTCGATGATCTGCCGCCGCCGCTTTTTAACGCCTCGTTGAGGTCGAGCAACGAGGCTTGCAGCGCCGGTGCCAGTCCGAACAACAAGCCGGTGACGACGGAAATCAACAGCGTGAAGAGCAAGGCGCGGCTGTCGATGGCGACCTCTTGCAGGCGGGGAATGTCACCCGGCGCGGCGGCGACCAGCGCCTTCTCTCCCCAGAGCGCTAACAGCAGGCCGAGCCCGCCGCCGGTGACTGCCAGCAGCAGGCTTTCAGTCAGCAGTTGCCGCATCAAGCGCCCGCGGCTGGCCCCGAGCGCCGCGCGTAGCGCCATCTCCCGCCGTCGCGTACTGGCGCGCGCCAGCAGCAGGTTGGCGACGTTGGCGCACGCCGTCAGCAGAACGAAACCGACAGCGCCGAGCAAGACGAGAAGCGCCGGGCGAACGTCGCCGACCGTCTGCTCGTGCAGCGAGACGAGATCGATGCCAAAGCCCTTCGGATACGCATCGCCGTGTTGTTCGCCGATGTGCGCGGCGAGCGCCTTCATCTCTGCTTGCGCCTGCGCAATCGTCGCGCCCGGCTTCAGCCGCGCGATCACGTCGAGGCCATGTGAGCCGCGCTCGCCTTCTTTCAGGTCGTCAGACGCGAATGCCACCGGCACCCAGA
Above is a window of Blastocatellia bacterium DNA encoding:
- a CDS encoding DUF3089 domain-containing protein, encoding MSRYVVVAMALVAALMLGGRCMAQPQAQPAPPTAVSKNDYSKAESWLCRPGRKDACAIDLTTTVVAANGKLTRETWKADTKAPIDCFYVYPTVSMDPTPNSDMQAGQEEMNVIHQQFARFTSVCRPYAPLYRQVTLTALRAALTGKPLAADRVMAYNDVADAWKYYLEHDNQGRGVVLIGHSQGSGVLTQLIRNEIDGKPAQARLISAMLLGTNLSVPKGKDVGGAFKNVPLCHSASQTGCVIAYASFRASAPPPANTRFGRVQGDGMVAACVNPAALGGGSGELHAYLTNSAGGIIPTAEPKPWVTPTQPITTPFVSLPGMLTAECVANEQGSYLAVTVHGDPADPRVDDIVGDIISNGQVLADWGLHLIDVNLAMGNLVEVARQQGKAYLRQKHE
- a CDS encoding GH1 family beta-glucosidase → MLRKFSRRAFAKLMGTAALSSAALPGLGSQLPSVQRTTAAGPGARRFPADFLWGTATASYQVEGAVGEDGRGPSIWDTFSHTPGKVVNNATGDVADDHYHRFKEDVQLMKALGVKVYRFSIAWPRVFPQGAGSPNPKGLDFYNRLVDELLANGIQPFATLYHWDLPQALQERGGGWESRDTSKAFGDYAGYVAEHLSDRVKHFFTINEFGAFVELGYRIGIHAPGVKLPPGRFNQTRHHAVLGHGLAVQAIRAHAKRGTRVGLAENMTICVPVIESAPHIEAAGRATRELNAQYMTVIQEGKYTDAYLAQAGADAPKFTPEDLKIISSPLDFVGINIYTPLYIRADDSAAGFRVVQHPASFPHMASPWLFVGPEALYWGPRHVARLWNVKEIYITENGCSSSDIPAADGRVYDTDRVMYLRNYLTQLQRATADGVPVRGYFLWSLMDNFEWADGYTNRFGIHYVDYKTQKRTPKLSADFYREVIARNSVM
- a CDS encoding ABC transporter permease, whose product is MRFPLWRRRDEELDEEIRAHLEMAVRDRMERGETAEQARRAALREFGNVGLVKEVTRDVWGWRWLEQMANDLRYGGRRLRSAPGFAAVAIITLALGIGATTAIFSVVNSVLLRPLPYKAPERLVMVWGNLYREGLEQMNASPPEFLDYQAADQSFEQFAAYHWQGFNFTGGDQPVRVVGAKVTASLFPLLGVSPELGRVFSEDEDRPGAERVAVISGRLWQQRFGADANIIGKTAQLDGKPFTIIGVMPGSFDYPYKNIAVWVPVAFASDDLKEGERGSHGLDVIARLKPGATIAQAQAEMKALAAHIGEQHGDAYPKGFGIDLVSLHEQTVGDVRPALLVLLGAVGFVLLTACANVANLLLARASTRRREMALRAALGASRGRLMRQLLTESLLLAVTGGGLGLLLALWGEKALVAAAPGDIPRLQEVAIDSRALLFTLLISVVTGLLFGLAPALQASLLDLNEALKSGGGRSSSDGRRGKRLRSVLVVSEVALALTLSIGAGLMIKSFFNLSQVSPGFDARNALSARIVLTSEKYAEPERKRAFFDQLIERVGALPGVESAGVVSALPLSGYSNDRNFIIEGRQGMQGLPGDVQPTSDYVVVSTNYFQTMGIPVVQGRALQERDAGAEVNVVVNEAFARKFFADDGALDKRIKLGGLQSPFPWLTIIGVVGNVRHKGLDKEVKPEMYVPYRQRRMPAWPVGAMYLVVRGGGQPDDLLAGVREQVQAIDPDQPLANIETMAERLGESVSERRFNMLLLGSFAAVALLLAVIGLYGVMSYAVTERTQEIGIRMALGAQARDVLRLILTEGGRVALLGVAVGVLASLALTRVMAGLLYGVSATDPLTFAGVALLLIAVSLLACYLPARRATKVNPIVALRYE